From Montipora foliosa isolate CH-2021 chromosome 6, ASM3666993v2, whole genome shotgun sequence, a single genomic window includes:
- the LOC138007335 gene encoding SCO-spondin-like codes for MLTQVMSSRIVWTLLFLLGAFSTRGAEKLEKCPRVCQCTATNMVYMYCGSEDGLSVFPSFVPPQVEILSLHTNRLRTIPEEALRNLTHLATLNLRSNQLRDLPPTVLRDLVRLRSLNVGFNKLSMLPGCLFEGLHNLQEIYLNNNELENIPEELFQNLPSLKRLHLHFNRLKSLPGNAFLGTFSMQGLSLASNFLTGIHVETFSNLSSLRRLNLAGNRITNIPVNVFRRLSSLAILELENNYISTIQDGAFTGLRAGIVVYLNGNPFYCNCQLRWLKNWITTMTKHLHTSRVRTTCSQPEHVKGKPLIYVAYDQFVCVAGKWTEWSPWSACSSTCGSGTQESRRDCTTNQTLAKGGKECKGERVRTQSCRGNECGTRWTTWSEWSHCTRTCSSGIELRMRFCKSTATEASNNSCRGVSQETRICIRQPCTVDGAWGSWSPWAPCSVTCAWGNRVRTRNCNNPRPQYGGQPCPETDRSIVSQICYLGSCPVHGGWSLWSPWSPCNSSCGKGTRTRHRICNSPAPHYGGNMCNGTSTQWEYCTLKECPIDGEWTFWSPWSHCSRTCSVGSQLRIRSCSNPSPQHGGQSCPGISSEFGYCNFGPCPVHGAWGAWSPWSDCSKTCGKGSRFRNRTCSNPQPIHGGRDCPGNSHENSQCDFGPCPIHGHWTAWSSWSDCSKTCASGTRSRSRSCSNPVPQHGGQNCSGNYSEDWHCDFGPCPIHGQWTTWSMWSECSATCANGSKFRHRTCNSPLPKFGGRNCSGEGKEMKPCTLASCPVHGEWSAWSQWSECDKSCSSGVKFRTRTCSNPFPSSGGTLCTGNSTELEMCQQKPCAIHGRWSEWSDWTDCMKTCGNGTKSRYRSCDNPSPEHGGKNCSGDALQSKQCFQQSCPAVGKWTEWSRWSACSKTCAVGQQTRTRSCIDSNCKSVESKSIVYTSNKTEIRACYRGPCPEPGIENEWTPWSQCSRSCGLGNQQRFRKCNLGEGAYCVGSNLQVKACYLRYCKVNGGWSSWSIWTECSSSCGTGVQAKMRLCNHPKPQGGGDRCHGKAVIVKRCTASICFPDNYQNDSFWSSWTSWSRCSVTCSRGYRTRSRYCRKRMNPFQLGNCSEATGPVQVESSICEMQPCASWSRWSSWGVCSQSCAGGIRKRFRVCKSNATELKCQGGNSQGVKCNTISCPPVIPLVKYPPKINLVSPNSCPDPDKPLNGYYKITNQGGSYFTTYYCNRNYNVHGPRLRHCESDGTWSDYVPYCLPVCGESSLTHMNVRHQRLRIFGGTESARGLWPWQVVLTINGIFQCGGSLISEDWIVTAAHCVYKRLTKKHLAGIRIHLGVHDISSSLEDHNIQRIDSLDIVPHPDFNWRTFDSDLALIQLKRKVNVTDYVRPVCLPNKQQRRKVIPGAMGVMLGWGFTETDSPSSKLRQVYMPVVKHSSCQKAYEKESWPVTANMICAGYARRARDSCKQDSGGGFIFPDSRNKKKKWFLGGIISWGNPRCGTPGKYSVLTHINSKFTRWIKNYIYN; via the coding sequence ATGCTGACACAAGTAATGTCGAGCCGAATAGTTTGGACTTTGTTATTTCTGTTAGGTGCGTTTTCGACTCGTGGGGCGGAGAAACTAGAGAAGTGCCCGAGAGTGTGTCAGTGTACTGCAACGAACATGGTTTATATGTACTGCGGATCCGAAGATGGATTGTCAGTATTCCCATCTTTTGTTCCACCTCAAGTTGAAATTCTGTCACTTCATACAAACAGACTTAGAACCATCCCGGAAGAAGCGCTGAGGAATTTAACGCATTTGGCGACTTTGAATCTGAGGTCAAATCAATTGCGTGATTTGCCCCCGACTGTATTACGCGACCTTGTGAGACTCAGATCGTTGAACGTAGGATTTAACAAACTGTCAATGCTCCCTGGGTGCTTATTTGAAGGACTGCACAATCTGCAGGAGATTTATCTAAACAATAATGAACTCGAAAATATCCCTGAGGAATTGTTTCAAAACCTGCCGTCACTGAAGCGACTGCATCTGCACTTCAATAGACTGAAGTCTCTTCCTGGAAATGCTTTCCTTGGTACGTTCTCGATGCAAGGGTTGTCACTTGCAAGCAACTTCTTAACCGGCATTCACGTTGAgacattttcaaatttgagttCACTAAGGAGACTCAACCTCGCAGGCAATAGGATAACCAATATACCGGTAAATGTGTTCAGACGTCTTAGCTCGCTCGCGATATTGGAATTGGAAAATAACTATATCTCCACTATCCAAGATGGGGCATTCACCGGGCTTAGGGCAGGAATAGTTGTTTACCTTAATGGTAATCCATTTTACTGCAACTGTCAGCTGCGCTGGTTGAAAAATTGGATTACGACAATGACAAAACACCTTCATACTTCTAGGGTGCGGACAACTTGCTCGCAACCAGAACATGTGAAAGGCAAACCTTTGATTTACGTGGCTTACGATCAGTTCGTTTGTGTCGCAGGAAAATGGACGGAGTGGAGTCCGTGGAGTGCTTGTAGCTCGACTTGCGGAAGTGGAACACAAGAGTCGAGAAGAGACTGCACCACCAATCAAACGCTAGCGAAAGGCGGAAAGGAATGCAAAGGAGAACGTGTAAGGACCCAAAGCTGTCGCGGTAATGAATGTGGAACACGCTGGACGACTTGGTCTGAATGGAGCCATTGCACCCGGACATGCTCCTCTGGAATTGAATTAAGAATGAGATTTTGTAAAAGCACGGCTACTGAAGCGAGTAATAATAGTTGCAGAGGGGTCTCTCAGGAGACGCGCATCTGTATCCGACAACCATGTACTGTTGATGGCGCATGGGGCTCTTGGTCTCCTTGGGCACCTTGCAGTGTGACATGCGCTTGGGGAAATAGAGTCAGGACACGAAATTGTAACAATCCAAGGCCACAGTATGGTGGCCAGCCTTGTCCCGAGACTGATAGGAGTATTGTTTCACAAATATGTTATCTGGGGTCTTGTCCTGTTCACGGAGGGTGGTCTTTATGGTCTCCATGGTCACCATGTAATTCTTCTTGTGGAAAAGGCACGAGAACAAGACACAGGATCTGTAACAGTCCTGCTCCTCACTATGGCGGCAACATGTGTAATGGGACTTCAACCCAGTGGGAATACTGCACCTTAAAGGAATGCCCTATTGATGGAGAATGGACGTTTTGGTCTCCTTGGTCTCATTGCTCAAGGACTTGTTCTGTTGGTTCCCAGTTAAGGATTCGGAGTTGCAGCAATCCATCACCCCAACATGGTGGTCAAAGCTGTCCAGGAATTTCCTCCGAGTTTGGATACTGCAACTTTGGCCCTTGTCCCGTTCATGGCGCTTGGGGAGCTTGGTCGCCATGGAGTGACTGTAGCAAAACGTGTGGTAAGGGATCACGTTTTCGAAACAGGACCTGTAGCAACCCACAGCCTATCCATGGTGGCCGAGATTGTCCTGGAAACTCCCATGAAAACAGTCAATGTGATTTTGGTCCATGCCCTATCCATGGTCACTGGACAGCATGGTCATCCTGGAGTGACTGTAGTAAGACGTGCGCCAGCGGAACAAGATCTCGTAGCAGAAGCTGTAGTAATCCAGTACCCCAGCACGGTGGACAAAACTGCTCAGGAAATTATTCAGAAGATTGGCATTGTGACTTTGGCCCATGCCCCATCCATGGTCAATGGACGACATGGTCCATGTGGAGTGAGTGTAGTGCGACTTGTGCTAATGGATCAAAGTTTCGTCACAGAACCTGTAATAGCCCTCTCCCGAAGTTTGGGGGAAGAAACTGTTCGGGTGAAGGGAAAGAAATGAAGCCATGCACCCTGGCATCTTGTCCCGTTCATGGTGAATGGTCTGCATGGTCACAATGGTCGGAATGTGACAAAAGCTGCTCTTCTGGCGTAAAATTTCGAACACGAACTTGTAGCAACCCATTCCCTAGCAGCGGAGGTACGTTATGTACTGGCAATAGCACGGAATTGGAAATGTGCCAGCAAAAACCATGCGCTATTCATGGAAGATGGAGTGAGTGGTCCGATTGGACTGATTGTATGAAGACGTGTGGCAATGGAACAAAATCAAGATATAGGAGCTGTGATAACCCTTCACCTGAACACGGAGGCAAAAACTGTTCTGGTGATGCTCTCCAGAGCAAACAGTGTTTTCAGCAATCTTGTCCTGCGGTGGGAAAATGGACAGAGTGGTCGCGCTGGTCGGCATGTAGTAAAACATGTGCTGTGGGACAACAGACAAGGACCAGATCGTGCATAGACTCAAACTGCAAGTCTGTTGAAAGTAAAAGCATTGTTTATACATcaaacaaaactgaaataagGGCCTGTTATCGAGGACCTTGTCCTGAGCCAGGAATAGAGAATGAGTGGACTCCTTGGTCTCAATGTTCTCGAAGCTGTGGGCTTGGTAATCAGCAAAGATTTAGAAAGTGCAACTTAGGAGAAGGAGCTTATTGTGTGGGTTCAAACTTGCAGGTGAAAGCCTGCTATCTACGATACTGTAAGGTAAATGGCGGATGGAGTAGTTGGTCTATCTGGACAGAATGTTCTTCGTCTTGTGGCACAGGAGTTCAGGCAAAAATGCGATTGTGCAACCATCCTAAACCTCAAGGTGGAGGTGATCGTTGTCATGGAAAGGCTGTCATAGTTAAACGCTGCACTGCTTCCATATGTTTTCCTGATAACTATCAAAATGATTCTTTTTGGTCTTCCTGGACAAGCTGGTCGCGGTGTTCAGTAACTTGTTCAAGAGGATATCGCACCCGATCACGATACTGTAGGAAGAGAATGAATCCATTTCAGCTAGGGAACTGTTCAGAGGCTACTGGACCCGTCCAAGTGGAAAGTAGCATCTGTGAAATGCAACCTTGTGCATCGTGGAGCAGGTGGTCTTCGTGGGGAGTTTGCAGCCAGTCATGTGCTGGAGGGATACGAAAACGATTTAGGGTATGCAAAAGCAATGCAACTGAACTGAAATGTCAAGGAGGCAATTCACAAGGAGTGAAATGCAACACCATTTCATGTCCTCCTGTCATTCCTCTGGTCAAATATCCACCGAAAATCAATCTCGTATCGCCAAATTCATGCCCTGACCCTGACAAACCGCTAAATGGTTATTACAAAATAACGAATCAGGGTGGCTCTTACTTCACTACTTATTACTGTAACAGAAATTATAACGTACATGGACCAAGGTTACGGCATTGTGAAAGTGATGGCACCTGGTCTGATTATGTGCCATACTGCCTGCCCGTATGTGGGGAGTCTAGCTTAACTCATATGAATGTAAGGCATCAGAGGTTAAGGATATTTGGTGGCACCGAATCAGCTcgtggtttgtggccatggcaAGTGGTGCTAACAATCAATGGCATTTTTCAGTGTGGTGGATCTCTAATTTCAGAGGATTGGATAGTCACAGCAGCTCATTGTGTTTATAAGAGGCTCACTAAGAAACATTTAGCTGGCATAAGAATTCATCTTGGAGTACATGATATATCTTCTTCACTTGAAGATCACAACATTCAAAGGATAGATAGCCTCGATATAGTACCCCATCCCGACTTCAATTGGAGGACGTTTGATTCAGATTTAGCTCTGATACAACTCAAACGGAAGGTCAACGTAACAGACTATGTACGACCGGTGTGTTTACCAAATAAGCAGCAAAGGCGAAAAGTAATTCCTGGTGCTATGGGTGTTATGTTAGGGTGGGGCTTTACAGAAACGGACAGCCCTTCCTCTAAGTTAAGACAAGTTTATATGCCAGTTGTAAAACATTCAAGCTGCCAAAAAGCTTACGAAAAAGAGTCTTGGCCTGTAACTGCTAACATGATCTGTGCAGGCTATGCAAGAAGAGCTAGGGACTCTTGTAAGCAAGATAGTGGAGGGGGGTTTATATTTCCAGATTCCAGaaataagaagaaaaaatgGTTCTTGGGAGGTATTATTAGCTGGGGAAATCCTCGATGTGGAACTCCCGGGAAATATAGCGTGTTGACTCACATAAACAGTAAATTCACAAGGTGGATAAAAAACTATATTTATAATTGA
- the LOC138009066 gene encoding nuclear receptor-binding factor 2-like isoform X1, protein MDYPINWAHQQDRRAETLVSHKKFSDAIVCHQKALDFLQEAMKMTEVKEALISLQLQCNNHCRQQRILKEKWKQWEVEQEQRKHEQPKILQERQNTDILEKQNHLAVNANNRKDVIDGQKGTEQLQSSSLVISAENFSVSSASSICECGAITKDEKSTVQELEGQVRDLQIQVLSLTQNLEDCNRENRRLKKDLENVCEFVRLKFGCELEGNVFDCYARQCKFENESETCTENDGLKSIGPVIKEDYTSSPEDRAQKNVEDNGGNNGKLDEDIPLPPLEEPVFAYECSIKTDNIS, encoded by the exons ATGGATTATCCAATAAACTGG GCCCATCAACAGGACAGACGAGCTGAAACTTTGGTCAGCCACAAGAAATTTTCTGATGCAATAGTTTGCCACCAAAAAGCCTTAG ACTTTCTCCAAGAGGCCATGAAAATGACTGAAGTCAAAGAG GCATTGATTTCATTGCAGTTGCAATGCAACAACCATTGCCGACAACAAagaattttgaaggaaaaatggAAGCAGTGGGAGGTAGAACAAGAACAACGAAAACATGAGCAACCAAAAATCTTACAGGAGAGGCAAAACACAGACATCTTGGAAAAGCAAAATCACCTTGCAGTCAATGCCAATAACAGAAAGGATGTGATTGATGGTCAAAAAGGAACTGAACAATTGCAATCCAGTAGTTTAGTGATATCGGCTGAGAACTTTTCTGTCTCGTCAGCAAGTTCCATATGTGAGTGTGGTGCCATTACTAAAGATGAGAAATCAACTGTACAGGAGCTAGAAGGGCAAGTGAGAGATTTGCAAATACAAGTTCTTTCACTTACTCAGAACTTGGAAGACTGCAACAGAGAAAATAGAAGGTTAAAGAAAGATTTGGAGAATGTTTGTGAATTTGTTAGGCTAAAATTTGGGTGTGAACTTGAAGGCAATGTGTTTGACTGCTATGCTAGACAAtgcaaatttgaaaatgaatctgaaacttgtactgaaaatgATGGCCTGAAATCTATAGGACCTGTTATAAAGGAGGATTATACATCTTCACCTGAAGACAGGGCACAGAAGAACGTGGAAGATAACGGTGGAAATAATGGCAAACTTGATGAGGATATTCCTCTCCCTCCACTAGAAGAACCAGTGTTTGCCTATGAGTGCAGTATAAAGACAGACAACATTTCATAG
- the LOC138009066 gene encoding nuclear receptor-binding factor 2-like isoform X2 — MFQIHHGLSNKLDFLQEAMKMTEVKEALISLQLQCNNHCRQQRILKEKWKQWEVEQEQRKHEQPKILQERQNTDILEKQNHLAVNANNRKDVIDGQKGTEQLQSSSLVISAENFSVSSASSICECGAITKDEKSTVQELEGQVRDLQIQVLSLTQNLEDCNRENRRLKKDLENVCEFVRLKFGCELEGNVFDCYARQCKFENESETCTENDGLKSIGPVIKEDYTSSPEDRAQKNVEDNGGNNGKLDEDIPLPPLEEPVFAYECSIKTDNIS; from the exons ATGTTTCAAATTCATCATGGATTATCCAATAAACTGG ACTTTCTCCAAGAGGCCATGAAAATGACTGAAGTCAAAGAG GCATTGATTTCATTGCAGTTGCAATGCAACAACCATTGCCGACAACAAagaattttgaaggaaaaatggAAGCAGTGGGAGGTAGAACAAGAACAACGAAAACATGAGCAACCAAAAATCTTACAGGAGAGGCAAAACACAGACATCTTGGAAAAGCAAAATCACCTTGCAGTCAATGCCAATAACAGAAAGGATGTGATTGATGGTCAAAAAGGAACTGAACAATTGCAATCCAGTAGTTTAGTGATATCGGCTGAGAACTTTTCTGTCTCGTCAGCAAGTTCCATATGTGAGTGTGGTGCCATTACTAAAGATGAGAAATCAACTGTACAGGAGCTAGAAGGGCAAGTGAGAGATTTGCAAATACAAGTTCTTTCACTTACTCAGAACTTGGAAGACTGCAACAGAGAAAATAGAAGGTTAAAGAAAGATTTGGAGAATGTTTGTGAATTTGTTAGGCTAAAATTTGGGTGTGAACTTGAAGGCAATGTGTTTGACTGCTATGCTAGACAAtgcaaatttgaaaatgaatctgaaacttgtactgaaaatgATGGCCTGAAATCTATAGGACCTGTTATAAAGGAGGATTATACATCTTCACCTGAAGACAGGGCACAGAAGAACGTGGAAGATAACGGTGGAAATAATGGCAAACTTGATGAGGATATTCCTCTCCCTCCACTAGAAGAACCAGTGTTTGCCTATGAGTGCAGTATAAAGACAGACAACATTTCATAG